A section of the Roseivirga sp. BDSF3-8 genome encodes:
- a CDS encoding SDR family oxidoreductase: MKDKVVIVTGGSSGIGKACAEVFGRHGAKVVYTGRNQQRMDEVSQMLTAEGIDHLPLTLDASSEADNRRMVEETIAKYGRIDVLINNAGISMRALFEDMDLEVFRKVMDINLWGTIYATKYALPHILESKGSVVGVSSINGYRGTPARTAYTASKHAMNGFMESLRTEVMKRGVHVLVACPGFTASNIRNVALTADGSTQGESPRDEQEMMTAEEVAGAIYKAVKKRKRDVVLTRQGKLAVFLNKWMPGMMDNIVYNHMAKEKDSPFK, translated from the coding sequence ATGAAAGATAAAGTGGTCATCGTAACGGGAGGTTCATCAGGTATCGGCAAAGCCTGTGCGGAGGTATTTGGCCGCCATGGCGCTAAGGTGGTGTACACGGGGCGTAACCAGCAGCGGATGGATGAGGTAAGCCAAATGCTGACGGCGGAAGGGATAGACCACCTGCCGCTAACGCTGGACGCAAGCAGCGAGGCGGATAACCGCCGGATGGTGGAGGAGACCATAGCCAAATACGGCCGTATAGATGTCCTTATTAACAATGCGGGGATCTCTATGCGCGCGCTCTTTGAGGACATGGACCTGGAGGTGTTCCGTAAGGTGATGGATATAAACCTATGGGGCACTATCTACGCTACTAAGTATGCGCTGCCGCATATACTGGAAAGCAAGGGTAGCGTAGTGGGCGTCTCTTCTATCAACGGGTACCGGGGTACCCCTGCCCGCACGGCTTATACGGCGAGCAAGCATGCGATGAATGGCTTTATGGAAAGCCTCCGCACAGAGGTGATGAAGCGGGGGGTTCATGTACTGGTGGCCTGCCCGGGCTTTACGGCTTCTAATATCCGCAATGTGGCGCTTACGGCAGATGGTAGCACACAGGGGGAGTCTCCGCGCGATGAGCAGGAAATGATGACTGCGGAAGAGGTGGCCGGGGCGATCTACAAGGCAGTGAAAAAACGGAAAAGGGACGTGGTGCTTACGCGGCAGGGTAAGCTAGCAGTATTTTTGAATAAGTGGATGCCGGGCATGATGGACAATATTGTCTATAACCACATGGCCAAGGAAAAGGACAGCCCCTTTAAGTAG
- a CDS encoding DUF5686 and carboxypeptidase regulatory-like domain-containing protein, with amino-acid sequence MKTLLKLLCTSYVTLLLLAVHSPATAGERQAATRLYGVVSDEEGRGLPFATVHIKNTSTGTTTNQDGRYSISLPPGTYRILYQFVGYKTQEREVRIAATPVALDVSLEPETYELSEVVISSGDEDPAYAVIRAAIARRKQHLNEVEAFSAEVYIKGLQRLDKKQDKILGIEVNVDTGIVYLSESVSEYHVQRPNNVKEVMISSKVSGNDRGFSWNQASDMRFNFYENLLSFPGLSERGFVSPIADNALFFYDYELEGTFREDNYLINKIKLIPKRQHDPVFRGHIYIVEDLWRIHSTDLQLTKESQVEFVDTLNINQVFAPIEDNAWMVLSQSFTFNFKIFGFEGSGYFIGVYRDYEIAPDFEKGFFNNEVLRVEREANKRDSSYWDNVRPVPLTQLEVSDYVRKDSIQQVKESKPYLDSVDRKNNRISPGDIFLSGYTWRNSFKKREVRFPSLFRLFQYNTVEGYVLDIAPSFRQEYEDRRSYTITPVVRVSSDDGVRGKVEATYNYNPRKFASASFSAGKYIAQYNYQDPVPYWLNTFYTLLNEENYLRIYDHTFASYTHGIEPVNGIYLRATLEYGQRRELFNKATDVWVDREDRELQPNRPQNAFTDTYFPEHEALTLRFTARFRFAQKYVSRPDFKYITESRYPSLYLTYMKGIKGVFGSDTDFDRLSLSVVGEQAFGLLGKTDYTLAAGTFLRAPVLYFMDYKHFMGNQFIPTDFGPGKFQLLDYYTYSTNDTYYQGHFTHHFNGFLLNKIPHIRNLKWQTVLTANWFHTREAGHYAELGLGIEHIFKVVRVDGYRNFEPDGSNRYGVRVGIGF; translated from the coding sequence ATGAAGACCCTGCTCAAGCTATTGTGCACCAGCTATGTGACCCTGCTTTTGCTCGCGGTACACTCCCCTGCCACGGCGGGGGAGAGGCAGGCGGCTACCAGATTGTACGGGGTGGTGAGCGATGAGGAGGGGCGTGGCCTGCCCTTTGCCACAGTCCATATTAAAAACACCTCCACGGGTACCACCACCAACCAGGACGGCCGCTACAGCATAAGCCTGCCCCCTGGTACCTACCGCATTTTATACCAGTTCGTAGGGTACAAGACCCAGGAGAGGGAGGTGCGCATAGCCGCTACGCCCGTAGCGCTCGACGTCAGCCTGGAGCCGGAGACGTATGAGCTCAGTGAGGTGGTCATCAGCAGCGGAGACGAAGACCCTGCCTATGCAGTCATCCGGGCAGCCATAGCGAGGAGGAAACAACACCTGAATGAGGTGGAGGCCTTTAGCGCAGAGGTATATATAAAAGGCCTGCAGCGGCTGGACAAAAAGCAGGACAAGATATTAGGGATAGAAGTGAATGTAGATACAGGCATCGTGTATCTCTCCGAGTCCGTATCAGAGTACCATGTACAACGGCCAAATAACGTCAAGGAAGTAATGATATCCAGTAAAGTGAGTGGTAACGACCGTGGCTTTAGCTGGAACCAGGCCTCCGATATGCGCTTTAATTTCTATGAAAACCTGCTGAGCTTTCCCGGCCTCAGTGAGCGCGGCTTTGTCTCGCCCATAGCTGATAACGCTCTCTTCTTCTATGACTATGAGCTGGAGGGTACCTTCCGCGAGGACAACTACCTGATCAATAAGATAAAGCTCATACCCAAACGCCAGCATGATCCTGTATTCCGGGGGCACATATACATAGTGGAAGACCTGTGGCGTATACACAGTACCGACCTGCAGCTTACAAAAGAAAGCCAGGTGGAATTTGTGGACACCCTCAACATCAACCAGGTCTTTGCCCCCATCGAAGACAATGCCTGGATGGTGCTCTCCCAGTCGTTTACATTCAACTTTAAAATATTCGGCTTTGAAGGCAGTGGTTACTTCATAGGCGTGTACCGCGACTATGAAATAGCCCCTGATTTTGAAAAAGGGTTTTTTAATAACGAGGTGCTGCGCGTAGAACGTGAAGCCAATAAGCGCGACAGCAGCTACTGGGACAACGTGAGGCCCGTGCCCCTTACCCAACTTGAGGTATCTGACTACGTGCGTAAAGACAGCATACAGCAGGTAAAGGAAAGCAAGCCCTACCTGGATTCCGTAGACCGTAAGAATAACCGCATTAGCCCTGGCGATATTTTCCTGAGTGGCTATACCTGGCGCAATAGCTTTAAGAAACGCGAGGTGCGATTCCCCTCCTTGTTCAGGCTGTTTCAATACAATACCGTAGAGGGGTACGTGCTTGATATAGCCCCCTCTTTTCGCCAGGAATATGAAGACCGGCGCAGCTACACTATTACCCCCGTGGTGCGCGTCAGCTCTGATGATGGCGTGCGCGGTAAGGTAGAGGCTACGTATAATTACAACCCGCGTAAATTTGCCTCAGCCTCATTCAGCGCCGGAAAGTACATCGCTCAGTATAACTACCAGGACCCGGTACCGTACTGGCTCAATACCTTTTACACCTTGCTAAATGAGGAAAATTACCTCCGTATCTACGACCATACTTTTGCCAGCTACACCCATGGCATAGAACCGGTAAACGGCATATACCTCAGGGCCACCCTGGAGTACGGCCAGCGCCGGGAGCTTTTTAATAAAGCAACCGATGTGTGGGTGGACCGTGAAGACCGGGAGCTGCAGCCTAACCGCCCACAAAATGCGTTCACAGACACATACTTTCCGGAGCATGAGGCACTGACCCTCAGGTTTACGGCGCGCTTTCGTTTTGCACAGAAGTACGTATCACGGCCAGACTTCAAATACATAACTGAGAGCCGCTATCCCTCCCTGTACCTGACCTATATGAAAGGGATAAAGGGGGTTTTTGGTTCTGACACAGACTTTGACCGCCTAAGCCTGTCCGTAGTGGGAGAGCAGGCGTTCGGCTTGTTGGGTAAGACAGACTACACCCTTGCCGCAGGCACCTTTTTGCGTGCGCCCGTACTCTACTTTATGGATTATAAGCACTTTATGGGAAACCAGTTTATTCCTACCGACTTTGGTCCCGGCAAGTTCCAGCTACTTGACTATTATACCTACAGTACTAACGATACTTATTATCAGGGACATTTCACCCACCACTTCAATGGCTTTTTACTCAATAAAATACCCCACATTCGCAATCTGAAGTGGCAGACAGTACTTACCGCCAACTGGTTTCATACCCGGGAGGCCGGGCATTATGCCGAACTAGGGCTGGGTATAGAGCATATTTTCAAAGTAGTAAGGGTAGACGGCTACCGTAACTTTGAGCCTGATGGCAGCAACAGATACGGTGTACGCGTGGGTATTGGCTTTTAA
- a CDS encoding helix-turn-helix transcriptional regulator — protein MADNKPKLAKQFAARLKERRKELGLTQAKVAEKIGADLRVYRKIENCETVPNVILAYKVLNALNLTLEEALRD, from the coding sequence GTGGCTGATAATAAACCAAAATTAGCAAAGCAATTTGCTGCCAGACTCAAAGAGAGGCGTAAAGAACTGGGCTTAACTCAGGCCAAAGTGGCTGAAAAAATAGGTGCAGATCTTAGGGTTTACCGTAAGATTGAGAACTGCGAGACAGTACCGAATGTGATTTTAGCCTATAAGGTTTTAAATGCGCTTAATCTAACTTTAGAGGAAGCTTTGAGGGATTAG
- a CDS encoding tetratricopeptide repeat protein: MKRLLPVILLVLTFCACEKEQILEGEQNAPSTLKTIVYLNEKARKVSESNPEEAIEIANKALTLATEKAFLEGQKQSHNTLYLIYLNRIKDIDKAEYHSNAFLSLTKELDKAKDLAYANYKQGALHYENNELADAMPFLFEAYELFLSNGESKKAVYPLYTLSKIFEKVGKHEKGLFYLNKAQLEGIDESFLWMIYHHQGKLHWALNEHKEAKTRFRKSLEVIRNINNPEKELKVLNDLISLSITMGELDEASHLIAEGIEKATSLNQPYYLGKLYWNRGFLFEKKHGVEKSLNQYNRAKEYFEKVKETNLSAKMSLNISRVYFSLHNHSEAETHLKEALDKEELNAPLLKEIFLHQAELANSKGDMALKFNALYEAEKIKNEELENSQYVGVHKAELAYRDKVHTKEHEAYIENIHHEMAESERRYDFYTLCLIGFFVLAILVMVLYKPYRLYMDNSKKVLIRTDDLQRAFQKRLAGYSAIFPTLKEKKVPGPPDERDIHNMWDRLNEKKNKRKGGNPDDENESGKDND, from the coding sequence ATGAAAAGACTTTTACCAGTTATACTGTTAGTTTTAACCTTTTGCGCCTGTGAAAAGGAACAAATATTAGAGGGGGAGCAAAATGCCCCCTCTACCCTTAAAACTATAGTTTACTTAAATGAAAAGGCTAGAAAGGTTAGTGAAAGTAACCCTGAAGAGGCGATAGAAATTGCCAATAAAGCACTTACCCTGGCTACAGAAAAGGCCTTCCTTGAAGGACAAAAGCAGAGCCATAACACTCTATATTTAATCTACTTAAACCGGATTAAAGATATAGATAAGGCAGAGTACCACTCTAATGCTTTTCTATCGCTTACTAAAGAGTTAGATAAGGCAAAGGATTTAGCCTATGCTAATTATAAACAAGGTGCACTGCACTATGAAAATAATGAATTGGCAGATGCAATGCCTTTCCTTTTCGAGGCATACGAACTTTTTTTGAGTAATGGTGAATCTAAAAAGGCCGTATATCCATTGTATACTCTCTCCAAGATATTTGAGAAAGTTGGAAAGCATGAAAAAGGGCTTTTCTATTTAAATAAAGCTCAGTTAGAGGGAATAGATGAGTCCTTTCTTTGGATGATATATCATCATCAGGGAAAGTTGCATTGGGCCTTAAACGAACATAAAGAAGCAAAGACAAGGTTCAGGAAAAGCTTGGAAGTAATAAGGAATATTAATAATCCAGAAAAGGAACTTAAAGTACTTAATGATCTGATTTCTTTATCCATCACCATGGGAGAATTAGACGAGGCCAGTCATTTAATTGCGGAGGGTATTGAAAAGGCTACTTCCCTAAACCAGCCCTATTATTTGGGTAAGTTATATTGGAATAGAGGGTTTCTATTTGAAAAAAAACACGGCGTTGAAAAGAGTTTGAACCAGTACAATAGAGCAAAAGAATACTTTGAAAAAGTAAAGGAAACCAACCTTTCAGCTAAAATGAGCCTGAATATTTCAAGGGTTTACTTCTCCCTTCATAATCATAGTGAGGCAGAAACTCATCTGAAGGAAGCTCTTGACAAAGAAGAACTTAATGCCCCTTTACTGAAAGAAATATTTCTTCATCAGGCTGAATTAGCTAACTCCAAAGGGGATATGGCCTTAAAGTTTAATGCACTATATGAGGCGGAAAAAATCAAAAATGAAGAGCTTGAAAACAGCCAATATGTTGGGGTGCATAAAGCTGAGCTGGCTTACCGGGATAAGGTCCATACAAAGGAACATGAGGCATATATCGAAAACATTCACCACGAAATGGCTGAAAGCGAAAGACGCTATGACTTTTATACCCTATGCCTGATCGGATTTTTTGTCCTTGCCATTTTGGTCATGGTCCTTTACAAGCCCTACCGGCTATATATGGACAACTCCAAAAAGGTATTAATTAGAACCGATGATTTACAAAGGGCATTTCAAAAGCGCTTAGCAGGCTATTCGGCTATATTTCCCACCCTCAAGGAAAAGAAAGTACCAGGACCTCCCGATGAGCGGGATATCCATAATATGTGGGACCGCCTGAACGAAAAGAAAAATAAGCGTAAAGGTGGTAACCCTGACGATGAAAACGAATCGGGTAAGGATAATGACTAA
- the mce gene encoding methylmalonyl-CoA epimerase yields MRKIEHIGIAVKDLEKANSLYTALLNTEPYKTEKVASEGVSTSFFRMGDSKIELLEATSEDSAIAKFIEKRGEGIHHIAYDVEDIRAEMARLEGEGFQLLNTEPKKGADNKLVCFLHPKSSGGVLVELCQEITSEEN; encoded by the coding sequence ATGAGGAAGATCGAACACATAGGCATAGCCGTAAAGGACCTGGAAAAGGCCAATAGCCTGTATACAGCCCTGCTGAATACTGAGCCCTACAAAACAGAGAAGGTGGCATCCGAGGGAGTAAGCACCAGTTTTTTCCGGATGGGAGATAGTAAGATCGAGCTTCTGGAGGCCACAAGCGAAGACAGCGCCATCGCTAAGTTCATAGAAAAGCGCGGAGAAGGCATACACCACATTGCCTACGATGTTGAGGACATACGCGCAGAAATGGCCCGACTGGAAGGTGAGGGCTTTCAGCTTCTCAACACCGAGCCTAAAAAAGGGGCGGATAACAAACTCGTATGCTTTTTACACCCTAAAAGCAGCGGAGGTGTACTGGTAGAACTGTGCCAGGAGATTACCTCCGAAGAAAACTAA
- the egtB gene encoding ergothioneine biosynthesis protein EgtB yields the protein MGFSEDISPSASLQALDHKELAGRFLRVRKQTEHLCETLETEDYVVQPIVDVSPPKWHLGHTTWFFENFILKEYKQNYEVFHPEYSYLFNSYYVTVGDRWDRPKRGMLTRPTVEEVYAYRKHVTEHMIEFLLSDIPDEERVRYILTIGLQHEQQHQELMVYDIKCILGNNPLQPVYRPEKKVSQPAPKRTVPAEMLEMPEGLYEIGAQGKDFAFDNEYGFHKVYLEPYRIANRLVTNGEYMEFIESGAYKTVRLWLSDGWDWVEKNNPRAPMYWYRQDGEWWHYTMNGPEKVKPEEPVTHISYYEANAYALYRGMRLPTEFEWEAACKKYQPIAPEEANFVDSGNFRPTTAREGNYQFFGDAWEWTQSAYLPYPYYECEDGALGEYNGKFMINQMVLRGGSCATSPDHIRVSYRNFFHPHLRWHFTGIRLAENIK from the coding sequence TTGGGTTTTTCAGAAGATATCTCCCCCTCTGCCTCTTTGCAGGCCCTCGATCATAAAGAACTGGCCGGACGTTTTCTGCGGGTACGCAAGCAAACCGAGCACCTTTGCGAAACGCTCGAAACCGAAGATTACGTGGTGCAGCCTATAGTGGATGTGAGCCCCCCCAAGTGGCATCTCGGCCATACAACCTGGTTTTTTGAGAATTTCATTCTTAAGGAATATAAACAAAACTACGAGGTGTTTCACCCCGAGTACAGCTACCTCTTCAATAGCTACTACGTGACCGTAGGTGACCGCTGGGACCGCCCGAAACGCGGCATGCTTACCCGCCCCACCGTGGAAGAGGTCTATGCCTATCGCAAGCATGTGACCGAGCACATGATCGAGTTTCTGCTCAGTGATATACCTGATGAGGAGCGGGTACGCTATATCCTTACCATAGGCCTGCAGCATGAGCAACAGCACCAGGAGCTCATGGTATATGACATAAAGTGTATACTGGGCAATAACCCTCTGCAGCCCGTGTACAGGCCTGAGAAGAAAGTCTCCCAGCCGGCCCCTAAGCGCACTGTGCCTGCCGAAATGCTGGAAATGCCCGAAGGGCTCTACGAAATTGGTGCCCAGGGCAAAGATTTTGCCTTTGATAATGAGTATGGCTTTCATAAAGTATACCTGGAGCCCTACCGTATCGCCAATCGCCTCGTCACCAATGGGGAATATATGGAATTCATAGAGAGTGGTGCCTACAAGACAGTACGGTTATGGCTGTCCGACGGATGGGACTGGGTGGAGAAAAACAACCCGCGCGCGCCCATGTACTGGTACAGACAGGATGGCGAGTGGTGGCACTACACGATGAACGGCCCTGAAAAAGTAAAGCCCGAAGAGCCTGTGACCCATATCAGCTATTATGAAGCCAATGCCTATGCGCTCTACCGTGGCATGAGGCTACCCACAGAATTTGAATGGGAGGCGGCCTGTAAAAAATACCAGCCCATTGCTCCCGAGGAAGCCAACTTTGTCGATAGCGGAAACTTCCGGCCCACTACAGCCCGGGAAGGTAATTACCAGTTCTTTGGCGATGCATGGGAGTGGACGCAGAGTGCCTACCTCCCATATCCATACTACGAGTGCGAAGATGGTGCCCTGGGCGAGTACAATGGCAAATTCATGATCAATCAAATGGTGCTTAGAGGGGGCTCATGTGCCACCTCTCCCGATCATATACGGGTGAGTTACCGTAACTTCTTTCACCCGCACCTAAGGTGGCATTTTACCGGGATTCGCCTGGCTGAAAATATTAAATAA
- a CDS encoding PLP-dependent aspartate aminotransferase family protein, with product MDYDNLSYILNHTGEEQRVQGAAVPPVFQTSNFLFDTIDAMAECLSHEDEMPFYSRGVNPTVDVLRKKMAALEGTEDCLAFGSGSAAIAAGIMANVQQGDHVVCVQKPYSWTAKLLDNLLSRFGVSTTYVDGRETANIRAAIRPETKMLFLESPNSWTFELQDIEAAVAVAKEKGLLTLMDNSYCTPLNMKPAQLGVDIIMHSATKYIGGHSDAVAGILCASKAMCKKIFAGEFMTLGGILSPMNAWLLVRGLRTLHLRMERVSHTAAEVVRFLEAHDKVAEVYYPFLPSHPQHELAMRQMKRGGGQFTITLATEDEEKVKAFCESLTYFGMGCSWGGHESLIFPALTLHRSQNYKSTLPANMIRFYTGLEEADELIADLRQALDAI from the coding sequence ATGGACTACGATAACCTCAGCTATATACTGAACCATACCGGAGAGGAGCAGCGTGTACAGGGGGCAGCGGTGCCGCCTGTATTTCAAACCTCCAACTTTTTATTTGACACCATAGACGCTATGGCCGAGTGCCTCAGTCATGAGGACGAGATGCCTTTCTACAGCCGGGGCGTGAACCCCACCGTGGATGTGCTGCGTAAAAAGATGGCCGCCCTGGAGGGCACAGAAGACTGCCTCGCCTTTGGCAGCGGCAGTGCCGCCATAGCTGCCGGTATTATGGCAAATGTGCAGCAGGGAGACCATGTGGTATGTGTGCAAAAGCCCTATAGCTGGACAGCCAAGCTGCTGGACAACCTGCTCAGCCGCTTCGGAGTAAGCACTACCTATGTAGATGGCAGGGAGACAGCGAATATCCGGGCCGCGATACGGCCGGAAACGAAGATGCTCTTCCTTGAGAGCCCCAATAGCTGGACCTTTGAGCTGCAGGACATAGAAGCCGCCGTAGCCGTTGCCAAAGAGAAGGGCCTGCTTACCCTTATGGATAACAGCTACTGTACCCCCCTGAATATGAAGCCCGCCCAACTGGGAGTGGATATCATCATGCACTCAGCCACCAAGTACATAGGCGGCCACAGCGATGCCGTAGCGGGTATACTTTGCGCCAGCAAGGCCATGTGCAAAAAGATCTTTGCCGGGGAGTTTATGACCCTTGGCGGCATATTAAGCCCCATGAATGCCTGGCTGCTGGTGCGGGGACTGCGCACCCTACACCTGCGCATGGAGCGGGTAAGCCATACCGCCGCGGAAGTGGTCAGGTTCCTGGAGGCGCATGATAAGGTAGCCGAAGTATACTACCCCTTCCTGCCCTCACACCCCCAGCATGAGCTGGCCATGCGCCAGATGAAGCGGGGCGGCGGGCAGTTTACCATCACCCTGGCTACGGAAGATGAGGAGAAAGTGAAGGCCTTTTGCGAAAGCCTCACCTACTTCGGGATGGGCTGCTCGTGGGGTGGCCATGAGTCGCTGATCTTCCCGGCACTCACCCTGCACCGCTCACAAAACTATAAATCCACACTACCAGCTAATATGATCCGTTTCTATACAGGCCTGGAAGAAGCAGATGAGCTTATCGCAGATCTGCGCCAGGCATTAGACGCTATTTAA
- the egtD gene encoding L-histidine N(alpha)-methyltransferase, with amino-acid sequence MTVTKAPLEEEVRQTFAREVLEGLKADQKSLPSKYFYNEKGDRLFQQIMEMDEYYLTRSEYEIMKQGRERFLDIFSAKGSFQLIELGPGDGMKTKVLLEHFSKADTDFEYMPLDISGNVLDILVADVNQRYPNLKVKPLCDDYFRALDWLSTHNKGRKVVLFMGGNIGNYEPGAARDFLKEVSRYLVPGDLLVIGFDLKKQPSKILAAYNDRQGITAEFNLNLLDRMNEELGTDFDRNNFIHYPVYNPASGACRSYLVSKEKQHVTFPGEDETIPFDAWEAIYMEVSQKYSLGQIEAMAHELGFAVHEHMFDSQKYFVDSVWEWQ; translated from the coding sequence ATGACCGTGACCAAAGCACCCCTGGAAGAGGAGGTACGACAGACATTTGCCCGCGAGGTGCTGGAAGGCCTGAAAGCCGACCAGAAATCACTTCCCAGTAAGTATTTTTATAATGAAAAGGGAGACCGTCTGTTTCAGCAGATTATGGAAATGGACGAGTACTACCTCACCCGTTCGGAATATGAAATAATGAAGCAGGGCCGCGAGCGTTTTCTCGATATTTTCTCTGCTAAAGGTTCCTTTCAGCTTATAGAACTGGGTCCCGGTGATGGCATGAAAACCAAGGTTTTACTGGAGCATTTTTCCAAAGCGGATACAGATTTTGAGTATATGCCACTTGACATTTCGGGCAATGTGCTGGACATACTCGTGGCGGATGTAAATCAGCGCTACCCAAACCTCAAGGTAAAGCCCTTGTGTGACGATTATTTCCGTGCCCTGGACTGGCTCAGCACCCACAATAAGGGGCGTAAAGTGGTCCTGTTTATGGGTGGCAACATTGGTAACTATGAACCCGGAGCCGCACGCGACTTCCTGAAAGAGGTAAGCCGTTACCTCGTACCTGGTGACCTGCTGGTCATCGGGTTTGACCTCAAAAAGCAGCCATCCAAGATACTGGCCGCTTATAATGACCGGCAGGGGATTACGGCAGAGTTTAACCTAAACCTGCTGGACCGGATGAATGAGGAACTGGGTACAGATTTTGACCGCAATAACTTCATCCACTACCCGGTATATAACCCCGCGTCGGGTGCCTGCCGCAGCTACCTTGTATCTAAAGAAAAGCAGCACGTAACCTTTCCCGGCGAAGACGAGACCATCCCTTTCGATGCCTGGGAGGCCATCTACATGGAGGTGAGCCAGAAGTATAGTCTGGGACAAATCGAGGCCATGGCTCATGAGCTTGGCTTTGCCGTGCATGAGCATATGTTCGATAGCCAGAAATACTTCGTAGACTCCGTATGGGAGTGGCAATAG
- a CDS encoding JAB domain-containing protein, with protein MDLTAKELSNITEIKLSYSNTVNPNERPQINNSWEAYQLLLKCWDHEKIEMVMQYKVLLMNTKSRVLGLVNIASGSAFSVPIDYKQIFAATIKSGATSMIVAYNHPSGDSKPDNAELAVGKKLENAAKLLDIRLLDNLIITLDGYYSFQDEGITSYKLPDSHLDCKG; from the coding sequence ATGGATTTAACAGCCAAAGAACTAAGCAACATCACCGAAATTAAGCTTAGCTACTCGAACACCGTTAACCCGAACGAAAGGCCTCAGATTAATAACTCATGGGAGGCCTACCAGCTATTATTAAAATGCTGGGACCACGAGAAGATTGAAATGGTGATGCAGTATAAGGTACTGCTGATGAACACGAAAAGCAGGGTCTTAGGACTGGTTAATATTGCTTCCGGTTCTGCGTTTTCCGTACCGATCGATTACAAGCAGATATTTGCTGCCACTATCAAATCAGGAGCTACCAGCATGATTGTCGCCTATAACCATCCATCAGGAGACAGTAAGCCGGACAATGCTGAATTAGCGGTGGGTAAGAAGTTGGAAAACGCAGCCAAGCTTCTGGACATCAGATTACTGGACAATCTCATTATTACACTGGATGGCTATTATTCCTTCCAGGACGAAGGAATTACATCTTACAAATTGCCCGATTCCCATCTTGATTGTAAGGGCTGA
- a CDS encoding HesB/IscA family protein — protein sequence MISVTDSAKHRITKLREEEGKSPEYNIRVSVKGGGCSGLMYDLDFDNEIRDADEVFEDKGVKILVDKKSLLYLLGTTLDFTDGLNGKGFQFINPNASRTCGCGESFAV from the coding sequence ATGATCAGCGTAACGGATTCCGCTAAGCACAGAATTACCAAACTTCGGGAAGAAGAGGGCAAGTCACCTGAGTACAATATCAGGGTTAGCGTGAAAGGTGGTGGCTGCTCCGGCCTTATGTACGATCTGGATTTTGACAATGAGATCCGGGATGCGGACGAAGTATTCGAAGATAAGGGCGTAAAGATTCTTGTAGACAAGAAGAGCCTGCTCTACCTGCTGGGTACCACCCTGGACTTTACAGACGGACTAAACGGAAAAGGTTTTCAGTTTATTAACCCTAACGCTTCACGTACCTGCGGGTGCGGAGAGAGTTTTGCTGTTTAG
- a CDS encoding helix-turn-helix transcriptional regulator, giving the protein MAKRIANNFRVNLRYLRKKHHMTQEELGEKVGKTKSLISSYEKGNVEPGLSALLELTEIFNVSLNDFVLEELAVKNEDASPEVVIDRSSLEQLKEESVSMREEYSLSGQSDSKEPKERLYNLVQRSLQLAGMQQEQLREVANGLNFLYRNLKGKRYVK; this is encoded by the coding sequence ATGGCTAAACGAATCGCAAACAATTTTAGAGTGAACCTTCGCTATTTGCGAAAGAAGCACCACATGACCCAGGAGGAGCTGGGGGAAAAAGTCGGAAAAACGAAAAGTCTCATTAGCAGCTATGAAAAAGGAAATGTGGAGCCGGGTCTGTCCGCATTGCTTGAGCTCACAGAAATATTCAATGTCTCATTGAATGATTTTGTGCTGGAAGAGCTAGCGGTCAAAAATGAGGATGCCTCACCGGAGGTGGTCATTGACCGGTCTTCACTGGAACAGCTTAAGGAAGAGAGCGTGAGCATGCGTGAGGAATATAGCCTTAGCGGGCAGTCCGACAGCAAAGAACCGAAAGAAAGATTATACAACCTTGTACAAAGGTCGCTGCAACTGGCAGGCATGCAACAGGAACAGCTAAGAGAGGTGGCCAACGGCCTTAACTTTCTGTATCGCAACCTGAAGGGAAAACGGTACGTGAAGTAA